In Ooceraea biroi isolate clonal line C1 chromosome 13, Obir_v5.4, whole genome shotgun sequence, a genomic segment contains:
- the LOC105286241 gene encoding N-alpha-acetyltransferase 30 isoform X2 — translation METDKVVGGAGMSDSEAAAMKIKEKKRNSLADIATLDIKSRLSLEATEARSEPHVNGVAQVNGVCDSPQRTADVTDLSPQSETMETSHLNQREAETSPVESKDNDIQYVSYTSELQMPDIMKLIQKDLSEPYSIYTYRYFIHNWPKLCFLAMHGDECVGAIVCKLDIHRKVIKRGYIAMLAVDVKYRKRKIGSNLVRRAIQAMVEDDADEVVLETEITNRPALRLYENLGFVRDKRLFRYYLNGVDALRLKLWLR, via the exons ATGGAAACCGACAAGGTGGTGGGTGGCGCGGGGATGAGTGACTCGGAGGCGGCGGCGATGAAAATCAAAGAGAAGAAACGGAACTCGCTAGCGGACATCGCAACGTTAGACATAAAGTCGCGTCTGAGTTTGGAGGCGACGGAGGCTCGCAGCGAGCCTCACGTCAACGGGGTAGCGCAAGTGAACGGTGTCTGCGACTCCCCGCAAAGAACTGCCGACGTTACCGATCTCTCCCCGCAATCCGAAACAATGGAAACTAGTCATTTAAACCAACGTG AAGCGGAAACATCACCTGTGGAAAGTAAAGACAACGATATCCAGTATGTTAGCTACACGAGTGAACTACAAATGCCtgatattatgaaattaatacagAAGGACCTAAGTGAACCGTACTCTATTTACacatatagatattttatccATAACTGGCCGAAATTGTGCTTCCTG GCGATGCATGGTGACGAGTGTGTCGGTGCCATTGTCTGCAAACTGGACATCCACAGAAAGGTGATAAAGCGCGGCTACATCGCGATGCTGGCTGTCGACGTAAAATATCGGAAACGGAAGATCGGCTCGAATCTGGTGAGGCGGGCCATTCAGGCGATGGTGGAGGACGACGCGGACGAGGTGGTCCTGGAAACGGAAATCACCAACCGGCCGGCGCTACGTCTGTATGAGAACCTTGGATTTGTGCGCGACAAACGattatttcgatattatttaaacgGCGTGGACGCGTTGCGACTGAAATTATGGCTCAGGTGA
- the LOC105286240 gene encoding ATP-dependent RNA helicase WM6 has protein sequence MADNDDLLDYEDEEQTEQVVDGSGDVPAKKEVKGTYVSIHSSGFRDFLLKPEILRAIVDCGFEHPSEVQHECIPQAVLGMDILCQAKSGMGKTAVFVLATLQQLELTENQVYVLVMCHTRELAFQISKEYERFSKYMPHVKVGVFFGGLPIQKDEDFLKTVCPHIVVGTPGRILALVRNKKLNLKHLKHFILDECDKMLELLDMRRDVQEIFRSTPHSKQVMMFSATLSKEIRPVCKKFMQDPMEVYVDDEAKLTLNGLQQHYVKLKENEKNKKLFELLDVLEFNQVVIFVKSVQRCMALAQLLTEQNFPAIGIHRGMTQEERLSRYQQFKDFQKRILVATNLFGRGMDIERVNIVFNYDMPEDSDTYLHRVARAGRFGTKGLAITLVSDENDAKILNDVQERFDVNITELPDEIDLASYIEGR, from the exons ATGGCAGACAACGATGATCTTCTGGACTACGAGGATGAGGAGCAGACTGAGCAAGTCGTTGACGGGAGTGGAGATGTACCtgcaaagaaagaagtaaagggAACGTACGTCTCGATCCACAGTAGTGGATTCAGGGACTTCCTCCTTAAACCCGAGATCCTACGTGCCATTGTTGATTGCGGCTTCGAACATCCATCTGAAG TGCAACATGAATGTATCCCCCAAGCCGTGCTTGGTATGGATATCCTGTGCCAAGCAAAGTCTGGAATGGGTAAAACTGCTGTGTTCGTGTTGGCGACACTTCAGCAACTGGAGTTAACAGAGAATCAAGTCTACGTCTTGGTGATGTGTCACACTCGAGAACTGGCCTTTCAAATCAGCAAGGAGTACGAGAGGTTTAGCAAGTACATGCCGCACGTGAAA GTTGGCGTTTTCTTCGGTGGTTTGCCTATTCAGAAAGATGAGGATTTCCTAAAAACCGTCTGTCCCCACATTGTCGTCGGTACCCCTGGTCGTATCCTCGCTCTTGTCCGGAATAAGAAACTCAACCTGAAACACTTGAAGCACTTTATACTTGACGAGTGCGACAAGATGCTGGAATTGCTAG ATATGCGCCGGGACGTACAAGAGATATTCCGGAGCACCCCGCACAGCAAGCAAGTCATGATGTTCAGCGCGACATTGTCCAAGGAGATACGTCCAGTCTGCAAAAAGTTCATGCAAGAT CCCATGGAAGTATATGTCGATGACGAGGCGAAGCTCACCTTGAACGGTCTGCAGCAACATTACGTTAAATTGAAGGAAAACGAGAAGAACAAGAAGTTGTTTGAGCTACTTGACGTACTTGAGTTTAATCAG GTTGTCATATTTGTCAAGTCAGTACAGAGATGTATGGCATTAGCGCAACTATTGACAGAACAGAATTTCCCAGCGATTGGAATTCACCGAGGCATGACGCAGGAGGAGCGGCTCTCCAGATATCAACAGTTCAAAGATTTTCAAAAG CGTATTTTGGTGGCGACAAATCTGTTTGGACGGGGCATGGATATCGAACGCGTGAACATTGTATTCAATTATGACATGCCAGAAGATTCCGACACGTACCTGCATAGGGTAGCACGTGCTGGACGTTTTGGTACCAAG GGTCTTGCCATTACATTAGTAAGCGACGAGAATGACGCCAAGATACTCAATGACGTCCAGGAAAGATTTGACGTAAATATCACGGAATTACCGGACGAAATAGATCTCGCTTCTTACA
- the LOC105286317 gene encoding Golgi SNAP receptor complex member 1, whose translation MMQACTRVKAKRNRLDLRKQARHLENEIDAKLVAFSKLGINAGVRHVSPDEVPLLDEEQVFENMASELETLLSKLFSINERMSQLQPNGAAMLHTMQRHKEILKDYKLEFNKIRNNFTARKDREDLLGSVRKEIDNYKSASGLNRREMYLKENQHIHNSDRLINDQISIAMETRDHLMTQRQAFKRIRTRFNDISNRFPAVNSLLQRINLRKRRDSVILGLVIGVCTFLMLLYAFH comes from the exons ATGATGCAGGCATGCACAAGGGTAAAAGCTAAAAGGAACAGACTtg ACCTGAGGAAGCAAGCGAGACACTTGGAAAATGAGATTGATGCAAAGCTAGTGGCGTTCAGTAAGCTAGGTATAAATGCAGGCGTTAGGCACGTTAGCCCGGATGAAGTTCCTCTTTTGGATGAGGAACAGGTGTTTGAGAACATGGCCTCAGAGTTAGAGACGTTACTCTCCAAG TTGTTCTCTATAAACGAGAGGATGAGTCAGTTACAACCAAACGGAGCAGCTATGTTGCACACGATGCAACGTCATAAGGAGATATTAAAGGATTATAAATTGGAGTTTAACAAGATTAGAAATAACTTTACCGCTAGAAAAGATCGTGAGGATCTCTTAGGCAGTGTCCGCAAAGAAATAGA CAATTACAAGAGTGCAAGCGGACTGAACCGACGTGAAATGTATCTCAAGGAAAATCAACACATACACAA TTCCGACCGACTGATCAACGACCAAATAAGCATAGCGATGGAGACGCGAGATCATCTGATGACCCAGAGGCAAGCATTCAAACGCATACGTACCAGATTCAACGACATCTCCAATCGTTTCCCGGCTGTAAACAGTTTATTGCAGAGGATAAATCTACGTAAAAGAAGGGATTCCGTTATACTCGGCCTCGTCATCGGTGTCTGCACGTTTCTGATGCTCCTCTATGCCTTTCACTAA
- the LOC105286241 gene encoding N-alpha-acetyltransferase 30 isoform X1 — translation METDKVVGGAGMSDSEAAAMKIKEKKRNSLADIATLDIKSRLSLEATEARSEPHVNGVAQVNGVCDSPQRTADVTDLSPQSETMETSHLNQREEAETSPVESKDNDIQYVSYTSELQMPDIMKLIQKDLSEPYSIYTYRYFIHNWPKLCFLAMHGDECVGAIVCKLDIHRKVIKRGYIAMLAVDVKYRKRKIGSNLVRRAIQAMVEDDADEVVLETEITNRPALRLYENLGFVRDKRLFRYYLNGVDALRLKLWLR, via the exons ATGGAAACCGACAAGGTGGTGGGTGGCGCGGGGATGAGTGACTCGGAGGCGGCGGCGATGAAAATCAAAGAGAAGAAACGGAACTCGCTAGCGGACATCGCAACGTTAGACATAAAGTCGCGTCTGAGTTTGGAGGCGACGGAGGCTCGCAGCGAGCCTCACGTCAACGGGGTAGCGCAAGTGAACGGTGTCTGCGACTCCCCGCAAAGAACTGCCGACGTTACCGATCTCTCCCCGCAATCCGAAACAATGGAAACTAGTCATTTAAACCAACGTG AAGAAGCGGAAACATCACCTGTGGAAAGTAAAGACAACGATATCCAGTATGTTAGCTACACGAGTGAACTACAAATGCCtgatattatgaaattaatacagAAGGACCTAAGTGAACCGTACTCTATTTACacatatagatattttatccATAACTGGCCGAAATTGTGCTTCCTG GCGATGCATGGTGACGAGTGTGTCGGTGCCATTGTCTGCAAACTGGACATCCACAGAAAGGTGATAAAGCGCGGCTACATCGCGATGCTGGCTGTCGACGTAAAATATCGGAAACGGAAGATCGGCTCGAATCTGGTGAGGCGGGCCATTCAGGCGATGGTGGAGGACGACGCGGACGAGGTGGTCCTGGAAACGGAAATCACCAACCGGCCGGCGCTACGTCTGTATGAGAACCTTGGATTTGTGCGCGACAAACGattatttcgatattatttaaacgGCGTGGACGCGTTGCGACTGAAATTATGGCTCAGGTGA